The segment ATCTGATTGGTTGTGAAATTTAACAAAGAGGCTAAAAAATTAACTTTCTCCTCTGCATTCCAGATTTCCAAATATTGAAATAAGTCATTTTTGTATTTATAATAATATGCTGGTTCATTTTTATTTATCAGTAAATCTAACAAGTTTAAATATATTAAGAATTCCGGATGGTCCAATTCCCAGTGTTTATTTTTAATTTCAACGAGTTTCTCAGTTGGTAAATCAACTGGAATAGAACGATATACGTTAGAAAATGATATTAATGAGCAATAGTTTTTTATAAAGACTAAATCAGAAAATAATTCTGCATTTTTCATAAGATGTGCAATAGATTCGAACTGTTGCTTGACATCCTTGGTAAATGCAAACGAATTGACATTGAGTTCCTGACTCTTAAAATAACGCTGTAAAAACTTATACTCAACAGAACTAGGTATTTCTTTCTTTTCTAGATTATATTGAATATTTTTTTTCACTTTTCTATCTAATAAAAAATCTATCCATACTTTCTCTAAAAATACATTTCCTTTCTTATCTTCTAGTGAAATGACGAATTCGCGTATAGCCTCTACAAGCCGATTTAATAAGAACCGCAGTTTGGAATCATTGTATAATTCGTCATCATATACTGCTAGAAAGATAAGCTGCTTATCGAGTAGTTCCAGTTCATTTCTTAATCTATAATGCATTAAACAGTTGTGGCATTTTATAACAGTGTCGCTGTATTGCCAGTGACTCGTACTAAGGTAGATATCTAAAGTCTTGAGCTCGGATTCTGAGAAGGAAGCATAGAGTTCTCCTATAACTGTATTCAGCATATATATTGTTTATCTAACAAAATTAATATTTTCTTGCGGAACTTATTGAAATTTAACTTTACCTTTGTAGTTAAATAGATATAACGAATGAAATCCATTAGTCTAATGAATAATTAAAAAACATGAAAGCACTTAAATTCAGTATTATCTTATTAATTATTGGTATTGTCAACAGCTATCAAGCTCAAGTAGATGTTCGTGATGACATATACATATTCAGAAGAGATGTAGCACTCGATTATAAACTAAATGTGCGAGACAATGATACTCCTTCTGCACAGATAAAAATATTTGGAATCAACAAGATAGGAAGTTCAGCAGGTCTATATTTGGCGGAGGTCATTGATTCTAATTTTATTAGAGTCAGCAGTAGTAGCCCTGACACATTTAGTGGTTCTTTCACATATAGAGGCAGAGATAACCTTGGCAATATTGATTCGGCTACTGTGAGTTTTACTAGGGTAAGTCTACCAGCCATCCTAAGACCAGGTGATGCCAACCTAGATAATCTTGTAAATCATTTAGATGTTTTAGCCTTAGGCGTTCAATTCCAAGCCATAGGCTCTCCTCGACACAATTTAGATACTAATATAACCTTCTCTGTAGCCAAACCAGCGGGAGACTGGCCTAGAATAGTTCAGTCCATAAATGCTAAACACAGCGACATAGACGGCAATGGTATTGTGAATTTATCAGATTTCGATAAGTTAAAACTAAACATAGGTAGTTCGGCGGGCGTTTATTCTCCTAAATTAAGTGATACCAATAGTTTAAATAGAATAGAATTTAATATCTCTGATACAATTTTTATAAAATCTATAGATTCAGGTAAAATAAAGGTGCCTATCAAAATAGTTCAACCGAGTCCTCAACCTAGCTATGGACTTGGGCTTACATTAAGTGTACAGAATAGAAATAAAACTAATCTTCAAGATACCTTTTATAATAAGTATAGTTATCAACCTATTGGTGGATTCAATCTATGGAATAAATCAAATCAAACTATTCTCTACCTCGAAGATAAAAATTCAAGAATAAATCATACCAATATAGTTTATTCTAAAACGAACGGAATCAATGACGACATTGGTGCAGATGGTGGAGTTGTAGAAATCATTGTAGATGAGATTCTAATAGGCATTGTAAATAAAGATGATGTTGCACGAATTAAACTGAATCTAAAAGATATAGCTTATATTGATAATAGCCATAACCTCATTCCTATAAAACCAGTGTCAAAACATGTATTTATTAAAAAAGCAGGTGCTTCCATAGCTGGGTTGAGTGAGAATAATTATCAAGTTTATCCTACCTATATTCAGCAAGTATTTACAATTGAAAAAACCAATCTCAAAATTGAACATTTCTATATATTCAATGCTATAGGACAGTTAATAGAAACAGGTTATTTTCAGGATTCTAAATTGATAATAAATTCTGCAAATTGGGTCAAGGGCATGTATTTTATCCGCTTCGAGAATAGCAATCAAACCTTTAGATTAATTAAAGAATAGTTAATAATATTTAAAATATATTTTAATCTGAATATATAACAGTTTGATTTAGAAAGATATTATTGTTAAACAACTAAATGTTAATAAATATTTTAAGATATAAAAGTCTTTAATTGCATAGATTTGCTTCGTTAAAAAACGATATGCTATCTAAGTCTTGCGAATACGCTCTTAAATCCATACTATACATCACCAAACACTCTCAAAATTTGGAGCGTGTAGGTGCTAAAAATATATCGGATGACCTTGGAATTCCATATCATTTCGCTGCGAAATTACTTCAAATTTTAGCCAAAGCGGATATCATTAGCTCACAGAAAGGTCCTAATGGTGGATTTTATCTAACCGATGATAATCTCAAACATTCCCTCGCGGATGTGGTGCGGGCTATCGACGGCAATGGCATTTTTGTCAATTGTATTTTAGGACTCAAGACCTGCTCTGCAAGCCGACCATGCCCTTTGCATCACGAATTTGCGGATATCAAAACAAAAATAACAAAAGGCTTTGAAGGAACTCGACTCGATGAGTTCCAAGAGAAGCTTTTATCTGGGGAATTTTATCTCAATAATTTAAGGTAGATGGAAAGCATAGTTCAAACACATTGTCACCATTGTCAGCTTCCTATTAAAGATAATAAGGTATTATTTGCTGATTATGAATTCTGCTGTCACGGCTGCGAATCTGTTTATAGATTGCTCAACGATCATAACCTTTGCCAATATTATGAACTGGCTGAAAATGCTGGTTTAAAAATAGACGCAAATTCTAATTCCAATAAGTACGATTATCTCGACAAGGAAAAGGTGAAAGCTAAACTCCTTGGTTATTCAGACGGAAAAATGGCTCATGTCGTTTTTTATATACCGCATATCCACTGCAATAGCTGCCTATGGCTACTTGAGAGACTTTATAAGCTCAATGAGAATGTCCTATTCACGGAAGTACATTTTGAGAAAAAAGAGGTCTTTATAAAATTTGATATATCGAAATTATCTATCAAAAATCTTGTAAAGTTGCTGGCAAGTATAGGCTATGAGCCATATATACAGCTTGATGAAACCAGAGATGTTAAGACGGCTAATTCAAGAACCGAAATGCTCAAACTTGGCATTAGTGGATTTTGCTTTGCGAATATCATGATGCTTAGTCTGCCTGAGTACTTTTCACAAGGTATGATTTATGAAGCGAGTATCAAAAAAGCCTTACCTCTTATTTCTTTGGCACTATCGCTGCCGGTATTTTTCTATACTGCTTTAGATTTTTTCATTCCTTCGTATAAAAATTTAAAGAAAGGCATACTTATAATAGACCTTCCAGTTTCAATAGCTGTCATTATTACATTTAGTAGAAGTTTATATGACATGTACTTTGGTATTAGCAATGGCTACCTTGATAGCATGACTGGTATCGTATTCTTTATGCTTATCGGTCGTTGGTTGCAAAATAGAACGCATACCACACTTCAATTTGATAGAAACTATAAAGCCTATTTCCCTATAGCAGTAGAGCGTATCGCAGATGAGCATCAGGAAATAGTAGCCATTGAAGAAATAAAAGAAAAAGATGTCATTAAAATATATGCGAATGAAATCATACCTGTAGATGCTCTTCTTTCAAAAGGTAAAGCATTGATTGATTATAGCTTCGTGAATGGAGAAAGTACCCCAGTAGAAGTTAATAATGGAGA is part of the Chitinophagales bacterium genome and harbors:
- a CDS encoding T9SS type A sorting domain-containing protein, which translates into the protein MKALKFSIILLIIGIVNSYQAQVDVRDDIYIFRRDVALDYKLNVRDNDTPSAQIKIFGINKIGSSAGLYLAEVIDSNFIRVSSSSPDTFSGSFTYRGRDNLGNIDSATVSFTRVSLPAILRPGDANLDNLVNHLDVLALGVQFQAIGSPRHNLDTNITFSVAKPAGDWPRIVQSINAKHSDIDGNGIVNLSDFDKLKLNIGSSAGVYSPKLSDTNSLNRIEFNISDTIFIKSIDSGKIKVPIKIVQPSPQPSYGLGLTLSVQNRNKTNLQDTFYNKYSYQPIGGFNLWNKSNQTILYLEDKNSRINHTNIVYSKTNGINDDIGADGGVVEIIVDEILIGIVNKDDVARIKLNLKDIAYIDNSHNLIPIKPVSKHVFIKKAGASIAGLSENNYQVYPTYIQQVFTIEKTNLKIEHFYIFNAIGQLIETGYFQDSKLIINSANWVKGMYFIRFENSNQTFRLIKE
- a CDS encoding Rrf2 family transcriptional regulator gives rise to the protein MLSKSCEYALKSILYITKHSQNLERVGAKNISDDLGIPYHFAAKLLQILAKADIISSQKGPNGGFYLTDDNLKHSLADVVRAIDGNGIFVNCILGLKTCSASRPCPLHHEFADIKTKITKGFEGTRLDEFQEKLLSGEFYLNNLR